A window from Schistosoma haematobium chromosome 1, whole genome shotgun sequence encodes these proteins:
- a CDS encoding hypothetical protein (EggNog:ENOG410WG8R~COG:G), translated as MERSLPPCYRLLHTSVLRNDFRRLAIYILLLTYFCYTLYHASRKPLSIVKTVLHRSGVNGQLRTVGFTSDGWKPFDSDNWSQLLGGLEYIYLFVYAVSMILSGFLAERVNLRYFLSIGMFLSGVSTFAFGLASYFEIHYYSYFVFIQVFSGFVQASGWPAVVTLVGNWWGKSRRGLIMGLWNSHTSLGNIIGSVIAGIYVETNWGASFYLPGLIMMVGALVVYLTVIEHPNMVYNSASSEKTGTQIPMSGSIYGGNIDRERSDKDGLRPLISDIEATRPINFIEALLLPSVFTYSLLLFFTKLVSYTFLYWLPNYLTIVEHVSAEQAAKLSVLFDVGGIIGGVLIGWFSDSQSNGQNLNEDEKTIKKRALACLVMLACAAPLLLAYRSMTSANSPMSLILLTCCGSAINGPYALVTTAVSADLGTQSALLGRTRALATITSIIDGMGSLGAALGPLLTGLLVPYGWSVVFAMLITSDLLAMLMSIWIVVNSSRRQHRRTYYRLQSTIPI; from the exons CCGAAG ACTGGCAATATACATTCTCCTGCTTACTTACTTTTGCTACACACTTTATCATGCCTCACGAAAACCCCTTAGCATTGTTAAGACGGTTCTTCATCGTTCCGGCGTAAATGGACAACTAAGAACTGTTGGTTTCACTTCTGACGGCTGGAAACCGTTTG ATTCTGACAATTGGAGTCAGTTACTGGGTGGCcttgaatatatttatttgtttgtttatgcaGTTTCAATGATTCTAAG TGGCTTTCTTGCAGAACGAGTCAATTTAAGATACTTCTTATCTATCGGAATGTTTCTTAGTGGAGTTTCAACTTTTGCATTTGGACTGGCTTCATACTTTGAAATTCACTACTACTCATACTTCGTCTTTATACAg GTGTTTTCTGGTTTTGTTCAAGCTTCTGGATGGCCGGCTGTTGTTACTCTGGTGGGAAATTGGTGGGGCAAAAGCAG ACGGGGACTTATTATGGGTCTTTGGAATTCTCATACAAGTTTAGGAAATATCATAGGTTCCGTCATTGCTGGAATCTATGTTGAAACAAACTGGGGGGCTTCTTTTTATCTCCCCGGTCTTATCATGATGGTTGGGGCGTTGGTTGTCTACCTGACAGTTATAGAGCATCCTAACATGGTCTATAACTCGGCTAGTTCCGAAAAAACAGGTACTCAAATTCCAATGTCAGGAAGCATATATGGG GGAAACATCGACCGCGAAAGGTCAGACAAAGATGGTTTGAGGCCTTTAATATCGGATATCGAGGCCACTCGACCAATTAATTTCATTGAAGCTCTTCTATTACCA AGTGTGTTTACCTACTCACTCTTATTATTCTTTACGAAACTTGTCTCATATACATTTCTTTATTGGTTACCAAACTACTTAACCATTGTTGAACATGTGTCAGCTGAACAGGCTGCTAAACTTTCTGTGTTGTTCGATGTTGGTGGCATAATCGGTGGTGTATTGATAGGATGGTTTAGTGATAGTCAG TCAAATGGACAAAATCTCAACGAAGatgaaaaaacaataaaaaaacgtGCACTTGCTTGTCTTGTTATGCTAGCTTGTGCGGCACCTTTG CTATTAGCTTATCGTTCTATGACTTCTGCGAACTCGCCGATGTCGTTAA TTTTACTTACATGTTGCGGTTCTGCAATCAACGGACCTTATGCATTAGTTACAACTGCTGTATCTGCCGACTTAGGTACTCAGTCGGCCTTGCTAGGACGAACTCGTGCTTTGGCTACAATTACATCTATTATTGATGGAATGGGATCATTGG GTGCTGCGTTAGGTCCACTTCTGACTGGTTTACTAGTTCCATATGGTTGGTCTGTCGTATTTGCTATGCTTATCACATCCGATCTACTGGCCATGTTAATGTCAATATGGATTGTCGTTAATTCAAGTCGTCGTCAACACCGTCGAACATATTATCGACTTCAATCAACAATTCCTATTTAA
- a CDS encoding hypothetical protein (EggNog:ENOG410WG8R~COG:G) translates to MFNCHFQVFSGFVQASGWPAVVTLVGNWWGKSRRGLIMGLWNSHTSLGNIIGSVIAGIYVETNWGASFYLPGLIMMVGALVVYLTVIEHPNMVYNSASSEKTGTQIPMSGSIYGGNIDRERSDKDGLRPLISDIEATRPINFIEALLLPSVFTYSLLLFFTKLVSYTFLYWLPNYLTIVEHVSAEQAAKLSVLFDVGGIIGGVLIGWFSDSQSNGQNLNEDEKTIKKRALACLVMLACAAPLLLAYRSMTSANSPMSLILLTCCGSAINGPYALVTTAVSADLGTQSALLGRTRALATITSIIDGMGSLGAALGPLLTGLLVPYGWSVVFAMLITSDLLAMLMSIWIVVNSSRRQHRRTYYRLQSTIPI, encoded by the exons atgtttaattgTCACTTCCAGGTGTTTTCTGGTTTTGTTCAAGCTTCTGGATGGCCGGCTGTTGTTACTCTGGTGGGAAATTGGTGGGGCAAAAGCAG ACGGGGACTTATTATGGGTCTTTGGAATTCTCATACAAGTTTAGGAAATATCATAGGTTCCGTCATTGCTGGAATCTATGTTGAAACAAACTGGGGGGCTTCTTTTTATCTCCCCGGTCTTATCATGATGGTTGGGGCGTTGGTTGTCTACCTGACAGTTATAGAGCATCCTAACATGGTCTATAACTCGGCTAGTTCCGAAAAAACAGGTACTCAAATTCCAATGTCAGGAAGCATATATGGG GGAAACATCGACCGCGAAAGGTCAGACAAAGATGGTTTGAGGCCTTTAATATCGGATATCGAGGCCACTCGACCAATTAATTTCATTGAAGCTCTTCTATTACCA AGTGTGTTTACCTACTCACTCTTATTATTCTTTACGAAACTTGTCTCATATACATTTCTTTATTGGTTACCAAACTACTTAACCATTGTTGAACATGTGTCAGCTGAACAGGCTGCTAAACTTTCTGTGTTGTTCGATGTTGGTGGCATAATCGGTGGTGTATTGATAGGATGGTTTAGTGATAGTCAG TCAAATGGACAAAATCTCAACGAAGatgaaaaaacaataaaaaaacgtGCACTTGCTTGTCTTGTTATGCTAGCTTGTGCGGCACCTTTG CTATTAGCTTATCGTTCTATGACTTCTGCGAACTCGCCGATGTCGTTAA TTTTACTTACATGTTGCGGTTCTGCAATCAACGGACCTTATGCATTAGTTACAACTGCTGTATCTGCCGACTTAGGTACTCAGTCGGCCTTGCTAGGACGAACTCGTGCTTTGGCTACAATTACATCTATTATTGATGGAATGGGATCATTGG GTGCTGCGTTAGGTCCACTTCTGACTGGTTTACTAGTTCCATATGGTTGGTCTGTCGTATTTGCTATGCTTATCACATCCGATCTACTGGCCATGTTAATGTCAATATGGATTGTCGTTAATTCAAGTCGTCGTCAACACCGTCGAACATATTATCGACTTCAATCAACAATTCCTATTTAA
- a CDS encoding hypothetical protein (EggNog:ENOG410WG8R~COG:G~SECRETED:SignalP(1-18)), with protein MLACAAPLLLAYRSMTSANSPMSLILLTCCGSAINGPYALVTTAVSADLGTQSALLGRTRALATITSIIDGMGSLGAALGPLLTGLLVPYGWSVVFAMLITSDLLAMLMSIWIVVNSSRRQHRRTYYRLQSTIPI; from the exons ATGCTAGCTTGTGCGGCACCTTTG CTATTAGCTTATCGTTCTATGACTTCTGCGAACTCGCCGATGTCGTTAA TTTTACTTACATGTTGCGGTTCTGCAATCAACGGACCTTATGCATTAGTTACAACTGCTGTATCTGCCGACTTAGGTACTCAGTCGGCCTTGCTAGGACGAACTCGTGCTTTGGCTACAATTACATCTATTATTGATGGAATGGGATCATTGG GTGCTGCGTTAGGTCCACTTCTGACTGGTTTACTAGTTCCATATGGTTGGTCTGTCGTATTTGCTATGCTTATCACATCCGATCTACTGGCCATGTTAATGTCAATATGGATTGTCGTTAATTCAAGTCGTCGTCAACACCGTCGAACATATTATCGACTTCAATCAACAATTCCTATTTAA